The proteins below come from a single bacterium genomic window:
- a CDS encoding FecR family protein, producing MARNRILQYSGIALAIVMMLPIMLSVVSAQEGTVIAVVERINGALQYRENTSTEWKAAKVKQPLYNGFQLRTETGNKALILYVSSGSRVLVNENTELEVQAQSATPGGKPTGERTRLMIGEVYSKVTQGSKYDVETPTSVASVRGTEFNASFDNGEASYLVVESVVEVMNQLGSVLLSQLQGITVGTGEAPDSTKVQKLSQDQVNQMTGWTNQVEPSWKLNMNIEQGDTHEMGTSFAMTIFASDPKTGSMDSNAAFALSSLSSSNDILEFSTDNGKTWTNAPQVNLVSGQARVLIRPTAEGSADVIAQATNCEPAGVTITVSKAKKKIKIDLIFTDPDGTNEKTLTLELEEK from the coding sequence ATGGCTAGAAACAGAATACTACAGTATTCGGGCATTGCGCTCGCGATAGTGATGATGCTTCCTATCATGTTGAGTGTGGTGTCCGCCCAGGAAGGAACGGTAATCGCAGTGGTTGAAAGAATCAACGGCGCCCTGCAGTACCGTGAAAACACCAGCACCGAGTGGAAGGCAGCTAAAGTCAAACAGCCTCTTTACAATGGTTTCCAGCTCCGGACCGAAACAGGAAACAAAGCCTTGATTCTCTATGTCAGCTCCGGAAGCCGTGTGCTCGTCAATGAAAACACCGAGCTCGAGGTTCAGGCGCAAAGCGCCACTCCGGGAGGAAAACCGACCGGTGAACGTACCCGGCTGATGATAGGAGAAGTTTATTCGAAAGTAACTCAGGGTTCGAAGTACGATGTCGAAACCCCGACATCGGTGGCATCGGTTCGAGGCACCGAGTTCAACGCTTCCTTTGACAACGGCGAAGCATCGTATCTGGTGGTCGAGAGTGTTGTCGAGGTCATGAACCAGCTCGGGTCCGTACTCCTCTCCCAACTCCAGGGCATAACAGTCGGCACGGGCGAGGCGCCGGATTCAACGAAGGTTCAGAAACTCTCGCAGGATCAGGTCAATCAGATGACCGGCTGGACCAACCAGGTTGAACCGTCCTGGAAGCTTAACATGAACATCGAGCAGGGCGACACCCACGAAATGGGTACCTCGTTCGCCATGACAATCTTTGCCTCCGACCCCAAGACAGGAAGCATGGATTCGAATGCGGCGTTCGCGCTTTCATCGCTGTCCTCATCGAACGATATCCTCGAGTTCTCGACGGATAACGGCAAGACATGGACGAACGCGCCGCAGGTCAATCTCGTGAGCGGCCAGGCTCGGGTACTCATCCGGCCGACGGCTGAAGGGTCTGCCGATGTCATCGCACAGGCTACAAATTGTGAGCCCGCCGGGGTTACCATTACGGTATCCAAAGCCAAGAAGAAAATAAAAATCGATCTGATTTTCACGGATCCTGATGGGACTAATGAAAAGACATTAACCCTGGAGCTTGAAGAAAAATGA
- a CDS encoding T9SS type A sorting domain-containing protein, giving the protein MNSPAYTPKKIDYGIIVLLYVMLLIPFAVRAQAEMVTIDYDVRGIAEDHDGILWLGTEDGILMYDGVRWKRFTNKETGRPGGVSANVFRAAAVDQDNVKWFGYKAPVTSFDGITWKHYEGDDICPQEYFITRIAVDLNNEKWFTTYGGGVWSFDGTRWEHYTTGNSGLLSGEFTDDQGNVYPQGDTIYSIAVDKDNVKWFGSDIGLSRFDGENWTTYDQFGLIQGLFADKDNKLWIGTSDAVYRFDGQNAEKMADNRNVFSFDQDRDGAVWLIPGPYSYDGETWTLHRVDRTNITIRPKYTWRVFIDHANTRWIGTDNGILSFDGETWREYQVEIDLSKFPLSPDTAGQYTPHRITKNDFPFDVISSIAEDRKGNVWVTINEGGAASYKGETWTVYNPSNSGIATDSPHAVAVDLNDTVWFGTSAGVSRFDGAAWKTFTVSDGLVNADVRAAAVDHDNVVWFGTMGGVSCFDGTSWKSYGTDDGLADSEIVSVAVDRDNVKWFGGNTKGVTSFDGYSMRIYTTADGLGDNHVPSIAVDQNNVKVFATGTVTFFDGSTWSEFTADDGLWENDIINVFVDSDNRRWLGSRMNDAYCIDDSKLYQYNYTFMYGHDVNVVYIDSTGRMWFATSWGLTSFTPRGAVSLADETGTIPQPLPVISSFPNPFNPSTTIGFTLPEAGLTNLSVYNIAGQKVRGLVSENMTAGHHTAVWDGKDENGVPVSAGIYFARLTCGGRTVSGKMVMVK; this is encoded by the coding sequence ATGAACAGTCCGGCATATACTCCAAAAAAAATTGATTACGGTATCATTGTGCTGCTGTATGTGATGCTCCTTATCCCGTTCGCCGTCCGGGCACAGGCGGAGATGGTGACGATCGATTACGATGTCCGCGGCATCGCCGAAGATCATGACGGCATCCTGTGGCTCGGTACCGAGGATGGCATTCTCATGTATGACGGTGTCCGGTGGAAACGGTTCACCAACAAGGAAACGGGCAGACCGGGCGGCGTGTCCGCCAATGTTTTTCGCGCCGCGGCGGTCGATCAGGACAATGTCAAGTGGTTCGGATACAAAGCGCCGGTAACCTCGTTCGACGGTATCACGTGGAAGCACTACGAGGGCGACGATATCTGCCCCCAGGAATATTTCATTACGAGAATCGCGGTCGATCTGAACAACGAGAAATGGTTCACCACGTACGGCGGCGGTGTATGGAGTTTTGACGGTACACGCTGGGAGCACTATACGACCGGTAACAGCGGCCTTCTGTCCGGAGAGTTCACCGACGACCAGGGGAATGTATACCCTCAGGGCGATACGATTTATTCGATTGCCGTGGATAAGGACAATGTGAAATGGTTCGGGTCGGATATCGGGCTCTCCCGTTTCGACGGCGAAAACTGGACGACCTATGACCAGTTCGGACTGATCCAGGGATTGTTCGCGGACAAGGATAATAAGCTGTGGATAGGAACTTCGGACGCCGTGTACCGCTTCGACGGACAGAATGCGGAAAAGATGGCCGACAACAGGAACGTCTTTTCGTTCGACCAGGACAGGGACGGCGCGGTCTGGCTGATACCGGGACCCTACAGTTACGACGGCGAAACATGGACGCTCCACCGTGTCGACCGTACAAACATCACGATACGGCCGAAATACACGTGGAGAGTCTTCATCGATCATGCAAACACCAGGTGGATCGGCACCGACAACGGCATTCTGAGCTTCGACGGCGAGACATGGAGGGAATACCAGGTGGAGATCGATCTGAGCAAGTTCCCCCTCTCACCGGATACTGCCGGTCAGTACACGCCTCATCGCATCACAAAGAACGATTTCCCCTTCGATGTCATATCGTCGATCGCCGAGGACCGTAAAGGCAATGTCTGGGTCACCATCAATGAGGGGGGAGCCGCAAGTTACAAGGGCGAAACATGGACGGTCTATAATCCCTCGAACAGCGGAATTGCGACCGACAGCCCCCATGCTGTCGCAGTCGACCTGAACGATACGGTCTGGTTCGGTACATCGGCGGGGGTTTCGCGTTTCGACGGGGCAGCATGGAAAACCTTCACCGTGAGCGACGGTCTTGTCAACGCCGATGTGCGCGCGGCGGCGGTCGACCATGACAACGTGGTCTGGTTCGGAACCATGGGCGGCGTCTCGTGCTTCGACGGTACATCATGGAAGTCTTACGGAACCGATGACGGACTCGCCGACAGCGAGATCGTCTCGGTCGCCGTGGACAGGGACAACGTCAAGTGGTTCGGCGGAAACACGAAGGGAGTCACGAGCTTTGACGGGTATTCCATGCGGATTTACACCACTGCCGACGGGCTGGGCGACAACCATGTTCCATCCATCGCGGTCGATCAGAACAATGTGAAAGTTTTCGCGACGGGAACGGTCACTTTCTTCGACGGGTCCACATGGAGCGAGTTCACCGCCGATGACGGCCTGTGGGAAAACGACATAATCAATGTCTTTGTCGACAGCGACAACAGGCGATGGCTCGGGTCACGCATGAACGACGCGTACTGCATCGACGACAGCAAGCTCTACCAGTATAATTACACGTTCATGTACGGTCACGATGTCAACGTGGTGTACATCGATTCGACGGGACGCATGTGGTTCGCGACATCGTGGGGACTGACGAGTTTCACACCCAGAGGCGCGGTGTCGCTGGCCGATGAAACGGGGACTATCCCTCAACCGCTGCCGGTCATCTCCTCCTTCCCCAACCCCTTCAATCCCTCGACAACCATCGGGTTCACCCTGCCGGAAGCAGGACTGACAAACCTCTCAGTCTACAACATTGCCGGGCAGAAGGTCCGCGGGCTCGTCTCGGAGAATATGACCGCCGGTCATCATACCGCCGTGTGGGACGGAAAGGACGAGAATGGTGTACCGGTTTCGGCGGGAATCTATTTCGCCCGGCTGACCTGCGGCG